From Veillonella dispar, one genomic window encodes:
- a CDS encoding YadA-like family protein, translating into MKKELLLTAMITASITTTAFAASNLDISATTAAPLNMQNSIAYGGDNKVEQGMFSPVKNILLGGDKNTVRPSANDTITSGTNNTVSGPGSIVAGWYNTNSATHSLVVGTSNTIGGTNNIAGGFNHANNDNAINSLLIGNRNSIDGQNSVALGMNNTIKGNNALVGGTGAKVQGNNAIAFGDSAKATYDDAYAIGRKAEATAQNTVAIGNNAKANNDMGTAIGYNAKAKNDYATAVGYSASGTGNQSSAFGFNTEATAMNTTAVGSYANASGAYSTALGFKTVASNEDAVALGNYSTSAGKSAFAAGTLANAAEKDSLAIGHSASTTKENGIAIGTNAMAATDNSIALGAKSVTATAVSTNSGVIGGRTYNFAGGSAVGTLSIGDSGAERTITNVAAGRVSATSTDAVNGSQLHAIKDVVDNHENRITTIEGDINTLNNRIVNGGANSLNEAKSYTDQQVSSVAAASAALAGLHPLDFDKHDKWSYSVGFGNYKNANAAALGAFYRPNKNTMFNAATTVGNGRNSISLGANFKFGKSSEEVTTEDAAQLKKDMKDLSEKYNELERKYTELAAKLESK; encoded by the coding sequence ATGAAAAAAGAATTACTTTTAACGGCTATGATTACCGCAAGTATTACTACAACAGCGTTTGCCGCATCTAATTTAGATATTAGCGCTACCACTGCTGCACCATTAAATATGCAAAATTCTATTGCCTATGGTGGGGATAATAAAGTTGAGCAGGGTATGTTCTCTCCTGTAAAAAATATATTGCTTGGTGGCGACAAGAATACCGTTCGACCTTCCGCTAATGATACTATCACCTCTGGTACTAATAATACTGTATCTGGCCCAGGCAGTATCGTAGCAGGTTGGTATAATACAAACTCTGCTACTCACAGCTTGGTAGTAGGTACTAGCAATACTATTGGTGGTACTAATAACATCGCAGGTGGCTTTAACCATGCTAATAATGACAATGCAATTAACTCTTTATTAATTGGTAACCGTAATAGTATTGATGGTCAGAACTCTGTAGCTTTGGGCATGAATAACACCATTAAAGGCAATAATGCTTTGGTAGGTGGTACTGGTGCCAAGGTTCAAGGTAATAATGCTATTGCCTTTGGCGACAGTGCGAAAGCAACGTATGATGATGCGTATGCAATTGGTCGTAAAGCCGAAGCAACTGCTCAAAATACTGTTGCTATCGGTAATAATGCAAAGGCCAATAACGATATGGGTACAGCGATTGGTTATAATGCAAAAGCAAAAAATGATTATGCTACAGCAGTAGGTTATAGTGCAAGTGGTACAGGCAATCAATCTTCTGCGTTTGGTTTTAATACAGAGGCAACGGCTATGAATACAACTGCAGTTGGTTCCTATGCAAATGCTAGTGGTGCGTACTCCACAGCATTAGGCTTTAAAACAGTGGCTTCTAATGAAGACGCTGTGGCATTAGGCAATTATTCTACTAGTGCTGGTAAAAGTGCCTTTGCTGCTGGTACATTAGCGAATGCAGCAGAAAAGGACTCTTTAGCAATTGGTCATAGTGCAAGTACAACTAAGGAAAATGGTATCGCTATCGGTACAAATGCGATGGCTGCTACAGACAATAGTATTGCTTTAGGTGCTAAGTCTGTTACTGCTACAGCTGTATCTACTAACTCTGGTGTTATCGGCGGTAGAACCTATAACTTTGCTGGTGGAAGTGCGGTTGGTACATTGAGCATTGGTGATAGTGGTGCAGAACGTACGATTACAAATGTAGCGGCAGGCCGTGTATCTGCTACATCTACTGATGCAGTCAATGGCTCCCAATTACATGCCATTAAAGACGTGGTAGATAATCATGAAAACCGTATCACTACTATAGAAGGCGATATTAATACATTAAATAATCGTATTGTTAATGGTGGCGCTAATAGCTTAAATGAAGCTAAATCCTACACTGATCAACAAGTGTCTAGCGTAGCGGCCGCTTCTGCAGCACTCGCTGGTTTGCATCCATTAGATTTCGATAAACATGACAAATGGTCTTACTCCGTTGGCTTTGGTAATTATAAAAATGCTAATGCAGCGGCGTTAGGTGCGTTCTATCGCCCTAATAAAAACACAATGTTTAATGCTGCTACTACCGTTGGTAACGGCCGTAATTCTATTAGCTTAGGTGCTAATTTCAAATTTGGTAAAAGCTCTGAAGAGGTAACTACTGAAGATGCAGCACAACTTAAGAAAGATATGAAAGACCTATCTGAAAAATATAATGAGTTAGAACGAAAATATACTGAATTGGCAGCTAAATTAGAATCTAAATAA
- a CDS encoding type I restriction endonuclease subunit R: MIFNKEADFEAALIKILSEKGWEKNVLKNYSEEDLLRNWADILFENNRDIDRLNDYPLTNGEMQQILEQIVTLKTPVKLNGFINGKSVTIIRDNPDDKVHFGKEVSLKIYDRREIAAGQSRYQIVQQPKFRTESDILNNRRGDLLLLINGMPVIHIELKKTGIPVSQAYHQIEKYSREGAFTGIFSLVQIFVAMEPNETVYFANPGPEGKFNPDFYFHWADFNNEPINEWSKVASTLLSIPMAHQLIGFYTVADTSDGVLKVMRSYQYYAASAISDKVAKAKWEGNNQLGGYIWHTTGSGKTMTSFKAAQLIASSKDADKVVFLVDRIELGTQSLKEYRGFADETESVQATENTNVLISKLKSTNPSDTLIVTSIQKMSNIKSEDASLSARDIELINNKRIVFIVDEAHRSTFGDMLITIKDTFQNAMFFGFTGTPIHEENQKMKNTTSTVFGDELHRYSIADGIRDKNVLGFDPYKVLTFKDRDLRKCVALDKARAKTELEAISDPRKSKVYYKYMDPSKIGMVGSYNKSGKYIKGIEDYIPNSQYTTEEHVKTVIKDIEENWLTLSRNSKFHAIFATNSISEAIVYYRLFKEMMPSLKVTALFDPNIDNNGDSEFKEDGLEEIINDYNLRYGQIFTISTFYKMKKEIAARLAHKTPFKRIENEPDKQIDLLIVVDQMLTGFDSKWVNTLYMDKILRYENIIQAFSRTNRLFGPEKPFGTIRYYRRPHTMEQAINDAVKLYSGDKEFGLFVCHLVENLKRVNRLFESISDIFDSAGIVNFEKLPADIEARKKFAKDFNELNGYLEAAKIQGFKWDTLTYVDKSIDETVQVLLDEKTYLILVLRYKELIGKGEGLVDDNVPYDLVGYITEIDTGLIDSDYMNSRFDKYIKLLRTEGTSPDDIERAMNELHKTFATLTQEEQKYANIFLHDIQRGDVEIVPGKTLRDYINEYGFNLKKQQIKDLCWFLGLDETLLLNLMDLNLNENNLNEFGRYDDLKKTIDTEKARKYFEVIEGKTIISPKVLIKADKLLREFILSGGIDIEIPVELK, translated from the coding sequence GTGATTTTTAATAAAGAGGCTGATTTTGAAGCAGCCCTAATAAAAATATTATCTGAAAAAGGTTGGGAAAAGAATGTTTTAAAAAACTATTCAGAAGAAGATTTATTAAGAAATTGGGCGGATATTCTTTTTGAGAACAACCGGGATATTGATAGACTCAATGATTATCCTCTTACAAATGGTGAGATGCAACAAATTCTAGAGCAGATTGTAACACTAAAGACTCCAGTTAAACTCAATGGCTTTATTAATGGTAAAAGCGTTACTATCATAAGGGATAACCCTGATGATAAAGTACATTTTGGTAAAGAAGTAAGTTTGAAGATCTATGATCGAAGAGAAATTGCTGCTGGACAAAGTAGATATCAAATCGTTCAACAACCTAAGTTTAGAACGGAATCTGATATACTAAATAATCGTCGTGGTGATTTGTTGCTTCTTATTAATGGTATGCCAGTTATTCATATTGAATTAAAAAAGACTGGTATTCCTGTCAGTCAAGCGTATCATCAAATTGAAAAATATTCACGTGAAGGCGCATTTACTGGAATTTTCTCTTTAGTACAAATTTTTGTTGCTATGGAGCCAAATGAAACAGTGTACTTTGCTAATCCTGGACCAGAAGGTAAGTTTAATCCTGACTTTTATTTTCACTGGGCAGATTTTAATAATGAGCCTATTAATGAATGGAGTAAAGTAGCATCAACACTTCTTTCGATTCCAATGGCACATCAGCTAATAGGGTTTTATACTGTAGCAGATACTTCAGATGGCGTGCTAAAAGTAATGAGAAGTTATCAATATTATGCAGCAAGTGCGATTTCTGATAAGGTTGCAAAGGCAAAATGGGAAGGAAATAATCAACTTGGTGGTTATATATGGCATACCACAGGATCGGGTAAAACGATGACGAGCTTTAAAGCTGCTCAACTGATTGCAAGTTCAAAGGATGCAGATAAAGTTGTTTTTCTAGTGGATAGAATTGAGTTAGGAACACAGTCACTTAAAGAATATAGGGGATTTGCTGATGAAACTGAGTCTGTCCAAGCGACAGAGAATACTAATGTTCTGATTAGTAAGTTAAAAAGTACCAATCCTTCTGATACTCTAATTGTTACTTCGATTCAGAAGATGAGCAATATTAAATCTGAAGATGCAAGTTTAAGTGCTCGTGATATTGAGCTGATCAATAATAAACGTATAGTATTCATTGTTGATGAAGCGCATCGATCAACTTTTGGAGATATGCTAATTACGATTAAAGATACCTTCCAAAATGCAATGTTCTTCGGATTTACTGGTACACCAATTCATGAAGAGAATCAGAAAATGAAGAATACTACATCTACAGTGTTCGGAGATGAATTGCATAGATATAGTATTGCAGATGGCATTCGTGATAAAAATGTTTTAGGTTTTGACCCTTATAAGGTACTAACCTTCAAAGATAGAGATTTACGAAAATGTGTTGCATTAGATAAGGCAAGAGCAAAAACAGAACTGGAAGCGATTTCTGATCCTAGAAAAAGTAAAGTATATTACAAATATATGGATCCAAGTAAGATAGGAATGGTTGGCTCTTATAATAAGAGCGGTAAATATATAAAAGGTATTGAAGACTATATTCCTAATTCACAATATACAACTGAGGAACATGTTAAAACTGTTATTAAGGATATTGAAGAAAATTGGCTGACTTTAAGTCGTAATAGTAAATTTCATGCTATATTTGCTACAAATAGTATATCTGAGGCCATAGTTTATTATCGTTTGTTTAAAGAAATGATGCCAAGCTTAAAAGTTACAGCCTTATTTGATCCAAATATTGATAATAATGGAGATAGCGAGTTCAAAGAAGATGGCTTAGAAGAAATTATTAATGACTATAACTTAAGATATGGTCAAATCTTTACAATTTCTACTTTCTATAAAATGAAAAAGGAAATAGCAGCCCGATTAGCACATAAAACTCCCTTTAAACGAATTGAAAATGAGCCGGATAAACAAATTGATCTACTTATTGTAGTTGATCAAATGCTTACAGGGTTTGACTCTAAGTGGGTTAATACTCTATATATGGATAAAATATTACGTTATGAAAATATTATTCAAGCATTTTCAAGAACTAATAGACTTTTTGGTCCAGAGAAGCCATTTGGTACAATTCGATATTACCGTAGACCTCATACTATGGAACAAGCAATCAACGATGCAGTTAAGTTGTATTCAGGTGACAAAGAATTTGGGCTATTTGTTTGTCATCTTGTAGAGAACTTAAAACGAGTGAACAGACTTTTTGAATCAATATCTGATATATTTGATAGTGCAGGTATCGTAAATTTTGAAAAATTACCAGCAGATATAGAAGCTCGTAAAAAATTTGCTAAAGATTTTAATGAACTTAATGGCTATTTAGAGGCGGCTAAAATTCAAGGTTTCAAATGGGATACATTAACATACGTTGATAAGTCAATTGATGAAACCGTTCAAGTTTTATTAGACGAAAAGACTTATTTGATTTTGGTTCTTCGGTATAAAGAGTTGATAGGAAAAGGTGAAGGTCTCGTTGATGATAATGTACCTTATGATCTGGTTGGTTATATTACAGAGATTGATACTGGACTTATTGACTCAGACTATATGAACTCAAGATTTGACAAATATATTAAGTTATTAAGAACTGAAGGCACAAGCCCTGATGATATAGAGCGTGCTATGAATGAATTACATAAGACCTTTGCTACATTGACGCAAGAGGAACAGAAGTATGCTAATATTTTCTTGCATGATATTCAGAGAGGTGACGTTGAAATTGTACCAGGCAAAACATTAAGAGATTATATTAATGAGTATGGATTTAATCTAAAAAAACAGCAGATAAAAGATCTTTGTTGGTTCCTTGGTTTAGATGAAACATTATTGTTAAATTTAATGGATTTAAACTTGAATGAGAATAACCTTAATGAATTTGGTCGCTATGATGATTTGAAAAAAACTATTGATACAGAAAAAGCAAGAAAATATTTTGAAGTTATTGAAGGTAAAACCATTATATCGCCAAAAGTATTAATTAAAGCAGATAAGCTACTTCGAGAGTTCATTTTGAGTGGTGGTATCGATATTGAAATACCCGTAGAGTTAAAATAA
- a CDS encoding restriction endonuclease subunit S — MAKNNKMPAIRFSGYTDAWEQRKLSEVVTINPKTELPDKFKYVDLESVVGTNLLGFQVIKKENAPSRAQRLASYGDVFYQTVRPYQRNNYLFENIDKDMVFSTGYAQLRSKLDSYFLLTLVQNDNFVKVVLDNCTGTSYPAINGSELGKITVQIPSNDEEANQIGKVFRGIDNIITLHQRKLEKLKLIKKALLQKLFPQHGSNIPELRFKGFTDAWEQRKLSEFVDKAVDNRGKTPPLDENGAHPLIEVAALGGVYPDYSKVEKYLSDDVFNTNLRAYIKKDDILFTTVGSIGLVSLMDSREEAAIAQNIVAFRAKENFLPEYLYALFSNEDNQYKAKRIAMVAVQPSIKVSQLVNVEYMISTNIEEQERIGVFFSSLQSLITLHQRKLDMLKNVKKGLLQKMFV, encoded by the coding sequence ATGGCTAAAAATAATAAAATGCCAGCTATTCGATTCTCCGGATATACTGATGCTTGGGAACAGCGTAAGTTAAGTGAGGTTGTTACGATAAACCCCAAAACTGAATTACCTGATAAATTTAAGTATGTTGATTTAGAATCTGTTGTGGGAACAAATTTATTAGGATTTCAAGTTATTAAAAAGGAAAATGCACCATCTCGTGCTCAGCGCTTAGCCTCTTATGGTGATGTTTTTTATCAAACAGTAAGACCTTATCAACGTAACAATTATTTATTCGAAAATATTGATAAAGACATGGTGTTCTCTACTGGATATGCTCAGTTACGATCTAAATTAGATAGCTATTTTTTACTTACTTTAGTTCAGAATGATAATTTTGTTAAAGTAGTTTTGGATAATTGTACGGGTACAAGCTATCCTGCTATTAATGGAAGTGAGTTAGGCAAAATTACTGTTCAAATTCCTTCAAATGACGAAGAAGCTAATCAGATTGGTAAAGTTTTTAGAGGAATTGATAATATCATTACCCTTCATCAGCGTAAGCTTGAAAAACTTAAGTTAATTAAGAAGGCATTATTACAAAAATTATTTCCCCAACATGGAAGTAACATTCCAGAGCTTAGATTTAAAGGGTTTACTGATGCTTGGGAACAGCGTAAGTTGTCAGAGTTTGTTGATAAGGCTGTAGACAATAGAGGGAAAACTCCTCCATTAGACGAAAATGGGGCACATCCACTTATTGAAGTAGCAGCTCTTGGTGGAGTATATCCAGATTATTCAAAAGTTGAGAAATATCTTAGTGATGATGTTTTTAATACTAACCTAAGGGCTTATATTAAAAAAGATGATATTTTATTTACTACTGTCGGAAGTATAGGTCTTGTAAGTCTAATGGACTCTAGAGAAGAAGCAGCAATTGCACAAAACATAGTAGCTTTTAGAGCAAAAGAAAACTTCCTTCCTGAATACCTGTATGCATTGTTTTCAAATGAAGATAATCAATATAAGGCAAAACGAATTGCAATGGTTGCGGTACAACCGAGTATTAAGGTTTCACAGCTTGTAAATGTCGAGTATATGATTAGCACAAATATTGAAGAACAAGAAAGAATAGGAGTTTTTTTCTCGAGCCTACAGAGTCTTATCACCCTTCATCAGCGTAAGTTAGATATGCTTAAAAATGTCAAAAAGGGTCTTTTACAGAAAATGTTTGTTTAA
- a CDS encoding type I restriction-modification system subunit M produces the protein MNKQQLAAKIWESANKMRSKIEANEYKDYILGFMFYKFLSEKEVKYLKSTGWTDEYLPEVNESDHEVATSVKKNIGYFIAYENLFSTWINKGRDFSVQDVTVALNAFNRNINSSHKSVFEGIFETLQTGLSKLGETDASRSKSISELIHLIKDIPMDGKQDYDVLGFVYEYLIEKFAANAGKKAGEFYTPHEVSLLMSDIVAEHLKDRNKIEIYDPTSGSGSLMINIGQSVSKYVTGENKIKYYAQELKRNTYNLTRMNLVMRGIEADNIVTRNGDTLEEDWPYFDENDPLGTYQPLYVDAVISNPPYSQPWDPSDKETDSRYAEYGLAPKGKADYAFLLHDLYHIRPDGIMNIVLPHGVLFRGNEEGMIRKNLIEKNKIDAIIGLPANIFYGTSIPTIIMVLKQKRENTDVLFIDASKGFIKDGKNNKLRSSDIKKIVDTVINRENIDKFSRVVTRDEIRQNDYNLNIPRYVDSSENLEIWDIFASMFGELPISEVDELSEYWKAFPTLRASLFKNTSSAYCKIAVDNVTKVIRESSDVSAFDEAFKGNFRNFKVFLYDLLIEKVESQNIVKIKDIITEDIFNRLSNIPLVDKYEAYQLFADEWIDISSDIEVIQTEGFNATKVVDPNMVIKKKDGKEEEVQEGWKGRILPFEMVQESLLSDDISNLRLAENRLDQISSEYSELIDLLSEDDKQKLLNDDNIAFVEKEINDTFKSIMEEISTSETSTLETYLVLSKAKERKDFIERHPEIDWNRMIPNKSGTYGKKDVKKYIADIKADISFEEGSLEFIVKEVRNLINEEKVLKKTIKEQAEQLHLKTKSTIEGLSDEQVRQLLEEKWITPLINKIQGIPDKVISVLVTQIDALLKKYETNLIEIDDALNKTEARLSTLIDELEGNEFDMLGLTELKKLLGGE, from the coding sequence ATGAACAAGCAACAATTAGCTGCAAAAATTTGGGAATCTGCTAATAAGATGCGGTCCAAAATAGAAGCCAATGAATATAAGGATTATATTTTAGGTTTCATGTTTTATAAATTCCTTTCAGAGAAAGAAGTTAAATATTTAAAGTCTACAGGCTGGACTGATGAATATCTACCTGAGGTTAATGAATCCGATCATGAAGTAGCTACAAGTGTAAAGAAAAATATAGGGTATTTTATTGCTTATGAAAATTTATTTTCTACATGGATAAATAAAGGTAGAGATTTTAGTGTTCAAGATGTTACTGTCGCTTTAAATGCTTTTAATCGCAATATAAATTCCAGCCATAAGAGTGTATTTGAAGGAATATTTGAGACATTACAAACTGGACTAAGTAAATTAGGTGAGACTGATGCATCACGTTCAAAATCTATTAGTGAATTGATACATCTTATTAAAGATATTCCTATGGATGGAAAGCAAGACTATGATGTGCTTGGTTTTGTTTACGAATATTTGATTGAAAAGTTTGCCGCCAATGCAGGGAAGAAGGCCGGAGAGTTTTATACTCCACATGAAGTATCACTTTTAATGTCTGATATTGTAGCAGAACATCTTAAAGATAGAAATAAAATTGAAATATATGATCCAACAAGTGGTTCGGGATCTCTAATGATTAATATAGGACAAAGTGTATCAAAGTATGTAACTGGAGAAAATAAAATAAAATATTATGCGCAAGAGTTAAAACGTAATACTTATAATCTTACACGTATGAATCTTGTTATGCGTGGGATTGAAGCAGATAATATTGTTACTAGAAATGGTGATACTTTAGAAGAGGATTGGCCATACTTTGATGAAAATGATCCATTGGGAACATATCAGCCCCTTTATGTTGATGCAGTTATATCTAATCCACCATATTCTCAGCCATGGGACCCTAGTGATAAAGAAACGGATTCTCGTTATGCGGAGTATGGCTTAGCACCAAAAGGAAAAGCTGATTATGCATTTTTGCTTCATGATCTTTATCATATTAGACCTGACGGTATTATGAATATTGTTCTTCCTCATGGTGTTTTATTCCGTGGTAATGAAGAAGGTATGATTCGTAAGAATTTAATTGAAAAGAATAAGATTGACGCAATTATTGGTTTACCAGCAAATATTTTTTATGGAACTAGTATACCTACTATTATCATGGTTTTAAAGCAAAAACGAGAGAATACCGATGTGCTGTTTATTGATGCTTCTAAAGGTTTTATTAAGGACGGGAAAAATAATAAACTTCGTTCATCCGACATTAAGAAAATCGTAGATACCGTTATTAATAGAGAAAATATAGATAAATTCTCTCGTGTAGTTACCCGTGATGAAATTAGGCAAAATGATTACAATTTAAATATCCCAAGATATGTGGATTCTTCAGAAAATCTTGAAATATGGGATATATTTGCGTCTATGTTTGGAGAACTGCCTATTTCTGAAGTTGATGAATTAAGTGAGTATTGGAAGGCGTTTCCAACACTAAGGGCTAGCTTATTTAAAAATACATCTTCTGCATATTGTAAAATTGCTGTTGATAATGTAACCAAAGTGATTAGAGAGTCTTCCGATGTGAGTGCATTTGACGAAGCTTTTAAAGGGAATTTCCGAAACTTTAAAGTATTCTTATATGATTTGTTGATAGAGAAGGTGGAATCTCAAAATATAGTTAAAATAAAAGATATTATTACTGAGGATATTTTCAATAGACTTTCAAATATTCCGCTTGTAGATAAATATGAAGCTTATCAACTCTTTGCTGATGAATGGATAGATATTTCTAGCGATATAGAGGTTATTCAAACCGAAGGATTTAATGCCACCAAAGTTGTAGATCCTAATATGGTAATAAAGAAAAAAGATGGTAAGGAGGAAGAGGTTCAAGAAGGCTGGAAAGGTCGTATTCTTCCATTTGAAATGGTGCAAGAGTCTCTTTTAAGTGATGATATAAGTAATCTAAGATTAGCTGAAAATAGATTAGATCAGATTAGTTCCGAGTATAGTGAATTAATAGATTTATTATCTGAAGATGATAAACAAAAATTATTGAATGACGATAATATAGCATTTGTAGAAAAGGAAATTAATGATACTTTTAAAAGTATAATGGAAGAAATTTCTACGTCTGAAACAAGTACGCTTGAAACCTATCTTGTGCTCTCTAAAGCTAAAGAGAGGAAAGATTTTATTGAGCGTCATCCAGAGATAGATTGGAATCGGATGATTCCAAATAAAAGTGGAACATATGGAAAGAAAGATGTTAAAAAGTATATAGCTGATATCAAAGCAGATATTTCTTTTGAGGAAGGATCGTTAGAGTTTATTGTAAAAGAGGTAAGAAATCTTATTAATGAAGAGAAAGTTTTAAAGAAAACTATAAAAGAGCAAGCAGAACAATTACATCTAAAAACGAAATCGACGATAGAAGGCTTATCCGATGAACAAGTTAGACAACTTTTAGAAGAAAAGTGGATTACTCCTTTAATTAATAAAATTCAGGGTATTCCTGATAAGGTTATATCGGTGCTTGTAACTCAAATAGATGCACTCTTAAAAAAATATGAGACTAATCTTATTGAAATTGATGATGCGCTAAATAAAACTGAGGCTAGACTATCCACTCTGATTGATGAGTTAGAAGGTAATGAGTTTGATATGCTTGGCTTAACTGAACTGAAAAAACTTCTTGGAGGTGAATAA